From the genome of Triticum aestivum cultivar Chinese Spring chromosome 3B, IWGSC CS RefSeq v2.1, whole genome shotgun sequence, one region includes:
- the LOC123072136 gene encoding uncharacterized protein: MPTGTMRRMFVESSSSSSSSSGSGREAEPAVVLCAPRPRRVHAQPCSADLILGPPPFLLNASSANNRKQREGKSKTREEDESEEEGEGGWALFGGSPPARADNPLVHDPHFLLNQRNHAAADFNLAAVFDHHLHHHSRAHHHHIPTTYSNSNSHSFAPSYTHAAPAVRIQGFDVAACRGSHGSNGGGRVLSARA; this comes from the exons ATGCCGACGGGAACCATGAGGAGGATGTTCGTcgagtcgtcctcgtcctcgtcctcgtcgtccgGGAGCGGCAGGGAGGCGGAGCCGGCGGTGGTGCTGTGCGCGCCTCGCCCGCGCAGGGTCCACGCCCAGCCCTGCAGCGCCGACCTCATCCTCGGCCCTCCCCCCTTCCTCCTCAACGCCTCCTCCGCCAACAACAGAAAG CAGAGAGAAGGGAAGAGCAAAACGCGGGAGGAGGACgagtcggaggaggagggggaggggggctggGCGCTGTTCGGCGGCTCGCCGCCGGCGCGCGCGGACAACCCGCTCGTCCACGACCCCCACTTCCTGCTCAACCAGCGAAACCACGCCGCCGCCGACTTCAACCTCGCGGCGGTTTttgaccaccacctccaccaccacagccGCGCCCACCACCACCACATCCCCACCACATATAGCAATAGCAATAGCCACAGTTTTGCCCCGTCGTACACGCACGCCGCGCCGGCGGTGAGGATCCAGGGGTTCGACGTCGCCGCCTGCCGGGGCTCCCACGGCAGCAACGGCGG